In Oryza sativa Japonica Group chromosome 3, ASM3414082v1, one DNA window encodes the following:
- the LOC4334471 gene encoding transcription factor BHLH089-like: MDPAPTLAAELWRTPYLGGGGGGGGGGRGLEAAASGVTEQSNGSRGGGGGGGAGRRRQREAPALEDDSSRIVSTSGGGGGGQDLTDSEAKRFKASKSSGDNSSLRTEAETDSRNASKSGDQNPPPPEPPKQDYIHVRARRGQATDSHSLAERARREKISERMKILQDLVPGCNKVIGKASVLDEIINYIQALQRQVEFLSMKLEAVNAHVNNGIEAFPPKDFGAQVYNTAPGLTFDPQTPREYAQGSTPSEWLHMQIGGTYERVT, from the exons atggACCCCGCCCCCAcgctcgccgccgagctctGGCGAACGCCGTAcctcggtggcggtggtggtggaggaggaggagggcgtgggttggaggcggcggcgtccggggTCACGGAGCAGAGCAATGGGAGCCGCgggggtggcggaggaggaggcgcagggcggaggaggcagcgggaGGCCCCCGCGCTCGAGGACGACTCGTCCAGGATCGTCTCCACttccggaggaggaggcggcggtcagGATTTG ACTGATTCAGAAGCAAAGCGTTTCAAGGCAAGTAAATCAAGTGGAGATAATAGCAGTTTAAGAACAGAGGCTGAAACTGATTCAAGAAATGCTAGCAAGTCTGGTGATCAAAATCCGCCACCACCAGAACCACCAAAGCAAGACTACATCCATGTGAGGGCAAGAAGGGGTCAAGCTACTGACAGCCATAGCCTTGCCGAAAGG GCACGTCGTGAGAAAATAAGTGAGCGGATGAAAATTCTCCAGGATCTTGTCCCTGGATGCAACAAG GTTATTGGGAAAGCATCAGTACTTGATGAGATAATTAATTATATCCAGGCTTTGCAACGGCAAGTTGAG TTTTTGTCCATGAAGCTTGAGGCTGTTAATGCTCATGTGAATAATGGAATCGAAGCATTTCCACCCAAAGAT TTTGGTGCTCAGGTATACAACACGGCTCCTGGATTGACGTTTGATCCACAAACACCAAGAGAATACGCCCAGGGATCAACACCATCGGAATGGCTCCACATGCAGATTGGTGGCACCTATGAAAGAGTGACATGA
- the LOC4334469 gene encoding DEAD-box ATP-dependent RNA helicase 27: MAPAPATTSSSKRSKKRKQPVAPPPESDSESEELSYDTAAADEEEGEEEAPNQMEELEEEQEEEKKEKKQKKEMSKEKKRKKEKGNEGGSGILTNMLFSELGVSEPTARAIREMNYTYLTQIQARSIPHLLNGKDVMGAAKTGSGKTLAFLIPAIEMLHHAHFMPRNGTGVVVVCPTRELAIQTHNVAKELMKYHSQTLGYIIGGNGRRGEADQLAKGVNLLVATPGRLLDHLQNTKGFIYRRLKCLIIDEADRLLEQNFEEDMKQIFKRLPLNRQTVLFSATQTEQVKEFAKLSFEKNEESTSKPVYVGVDDAETNATVEGLQQGYCVIDSARRFLVLYAFLKKKQNKKVMVFFSSCNSVKFHAELLNFLQIECSDIHGKQKQQKRTTTFFNFCKAEKGILLCTNVAARGLDIPDVDFIVQYDPPDEPKDYIHRVGRTARGEKGKGEALLFLLPQELKFLIYLKAAKISLTELVFNENKVPNLQSHLENIVGENYFLNQSAKEAYRSYILAYDSHSMKDIFDVHNLNLKDVAASFCFKNPPKVNIDLESSASKHRRKMRKVDGGRRHGISAANPYGRKGGDDKRQFARF, encoded by the exons atggCTCCAGCACCAGCAACCACGAGCTCCAGCAAGCGCTCGAAGAAGCGGAAGCAGCCCGTCGCTCCCCCGCCGGAGTCGGATTCCGAGTCGGAGGAGTTGTCCTACGACACCGCCGCGGctgacgaggaggagggggaagaggaggcgCCGAACCAGATGGAGGAGCTGGAAGAGGAGcaggaggaagagaaaaaggagaagaagcagaagaaggagatgagcaaggagaagaagaggaagaaggagaagggGAATGAGGGGGGATCGGGGATTCTGACCAACATGCTCTTCTCCGAGCTCGGCGTCTCCGAGCCTACTGCCAGAGCCATCAGGGAGATGAACTACACCTACCTCACCCAG ATTCAAGCTAGGTCCATACCACACCTGTTGAATGGAAAGGATGTGATGGGCGCGGCCAAGACTGGTTCAGGGAAGACTCTTGCCTTCCTCATACCAGCAATCGAGATGCTCCACCACGCACATTTCATGCCGAGGAATGGGACTGGAGTTGTTGTGGTTTGCCCAACAAGAGAGCTTGCCATCCAG acaCACAATGTTGCCAAGGAATTGATGAAGTATCACTCACAAACTCTTGGATATATTATTGGCGGTAATGGCCGGAGAGGTGAAGCAGATCAGCTTGCAAAGGGAGTCAATTTATTAGTTGCTACACCAGGCAGGCTTTTGGACCATCTGCAGAATACCAAGGGATTCATATATAGACGGCTAAAG tGCCTTATAATCGATGAAGCTGATCGTCTATTGGAGCAGAACTTTGAAGAAGATATGAAACAGATATTTAAACGCCTTCCTCTG AATAGACAGACAGTTCTTTTTTCTGCTACACAGACAGAGCAG GTTAAAGAATTTGCCAAGTTGTCATTTGAGAAAAACGAAGAAAGTACCTCAAAACCTGTTTATGTTGGTGTTGATGATGCTGAAACTAAT GCTACTGTTGAGGGCTTACAGCAGGGATATTGTGTCATTGATAGCGCAAGAAGGTTTTTGGTTCTTTATGCTTTCCTAAAAAAGAAACAGAATAAAAAGGTCATGGTGTTCTTCTCATCATGTAATTCAGTCAAGTTCCATGCAGAACTTCTGAATTTTCTCCAGATAGAATGTTCTGATATCCATGgaaaacaaaagcagcagaaGCGTACCACAACATTCTTTAACTTCTGCAAAGCAGAAAAGGGTATCTTACTATGCACTAATGTGGCAGCACGTGGACTTGATATTCCTGATGTG GATTTCATTGTGCAATATGATCCTCCAGATGAACCAAAG GATTATATTCACAGAGTTGGACGTACTGCACGTGGTGAAAAAGGCAAAGGAGAAGCACTGTTGTTTTTACTGCCACAAGAACTGAAGTTTCTTATCTACCTGAAG GCTGCTAAGATTTCGCTGACAGAATTAGTGTTCAATGAAAACAAAGTGCCAAATTTGCAATCGCACCTT GAGAATATCGTTGGCGAGAATTATTTCCTGAATCAGTCAGCTAAAGAGGCATACAGATCCTACATCTTGGCATACGACTCACACTCCATGAAAGACATTTTTGATGTTCATAATCTCAATCTGAAG GATGTGGCAGCGTCTTTCTGTTTTAAGAACCCACCAAAGGTAAACATCGATTTGGAGAGCTCTGCATCCAAACATCGGAGGAAGATGAGGAAAGTGGACGGTGGAAGGAGGCATGGCATCAGCGCTGCAAATCCCTACGGAAGAAAAGGCGGTGATGACAAAAGGCAGTTTGCAAGATTCTAG
- the LOC4334468 gene encoding AAA-ATPase At3g28580 has product MDLAAWFGPVNSGLVLLILTMLLRNLQNFQLMQTFVARQLNRRARRLAALIDPYLSITIHEYDAGRMTRSDVFAETKAYLDGAVGTRDDVRHLNAEDARGGGGGGGAGEGGGGGAGSSSSKGLVLSMADGEEVEDHFRGATLWWSAHCEQDDDKGRRGGGGRASQRRSYRLVFHECHRDLVRSAYLPHVRDQGRAFMAMSRQRKLYTNIPSSRWGDDGSYMCSLWTEVVFKHPKTFETLAMDPEKKREIIDDLDMFKNGKEQHRRVGKAWKRGYLLHGPPGTGKSTMVAAMANYLGYDVYDMELTSVHTNTDLRKLLIQTTSKSIIVIEDVDCSSNLTGRRKATGDGEDDDDDAKTTTKKVIDRGGGGGGVGGDSKVTLSGLLNFIDGLWSAFGEERLIVLTTNHVEDLDPALIRTGRMDKKIEMSYCDFETFKSMAKIHLDVDDHEMFAAVERLLPEVDLVPADVGEHLTAKNPRDDAGACLARLVNALQEAKAKKDAAERQDEDNGVVV; this is encoded by the exons ATGGATTTGGCGGCGTGGTTTGGGCCGGTGAATTCGGGGCTGGTGCTGCTGATACTGACAATGCTGCTGCGAAACCTGCAGAATTTCCAGCTGATGCAGACGTTCGTGGCGCGGCAGCTGAaccggcgggcgcggcggctggcggcgctcATCGACCCCTACCTGTCGATCACCATCCACGAGTACGACGCCGGCCGGATGACGCGCAGCGACGTGTTCGCCGAGACCAAGGCGTACCTCGACGGCGCCGTCGGCACGCGCGACGACGTGCGCCACCTCAACGCCgaggacgcgcgcggcggcggcggcggcggcggcgcaggcgaagggggtggtggtggcgctggcagcagtagcagcaagGGGCTGGTGCTCAGCATGGcggacggcgaggaggtggaggaccacTTCCGCGGCGCGACGCTGTGGTGGTCGGCGCACTGCGAGCAGGACGACGAcaaggggcggcgcggcggcggcgggcgcgcgtcGCAGCGCCGCTCCTACCGCCTCGTCTTCCACGAGTGCCACCGCGACCTCGTCCGCTCCGCCTACCTCCCCCATGTCCGCGACCAGGGCCGCGCCTTCATGGCCATGAGCCGCCAGCGCAAGCTCTACACCAACATCCCCAGCTCTCGTTGGGGCGACGACGG GAGTTACATGTGTTCGTTGTGGACGGAGGTGGTGTTCAAGCACCCCAAGACGTTCGAGACGCTGGCGATGGAtccggagaagaagagggagataATCGACGACCTCGACATGTTCAAGAACGGCAAGGAGCAGCACCGGCGAGTCGGGAAGGCGTGGAAGCGGGGTTACCTGCTGCACGGGCCGCCGGGGACGGGGAAGTCGACGATGGTGGCCGCCATGGCCAACTACCTCGGCTACGACGTCTACGACATGGAGCTCACGTCGGTGCACACCAACACCGACCTCCGCAAGCTGCTCATCCAGACCACCAGCAAgtccatcatcgtcatcgaggACGTCGACTGCTCCAGCAACCTCACCGGCCGGCGCAAGGCCACCGGCGAcggggaagacgacgacgacgacgccaagACGACCACCAAGAAAGTGAtcgatcgcggcggcggcggcggcggcgtcggcggcgacagcaaGGTGACGCTGTCCGGGCTGCTAAACTTCATCGACGGGCTGTGGTCGGCGTTCGGGGAGGAGCGGCTGATCGTGCTGACGACGAACCACGTCGAGGACCTGGACCCGGCGCTGATCAGGACGGGGAGGATGGACAAGAAGATCGAGATGTCCTACTGCGACTTCGAGACGTTCAAGTCCATGGCCAAGATCCACCTCGACGTCGACGACCACGAGatgttcgccgccgtcgagagGCTGCTGCCGGAGGTGGACCTGGTGCCGGCCGACGTCGGCGAGCACCTCACGGCCAAGAACCCCCGGGACGACGCCGGCGCCTGCCTCGCGAGGCTGGTGAACGCGTTGCAGGAGGCCAAGGCCAAGAAGGATGCAGCTGAACGACAAGATGAAGACAATGGAGTGGTAGTCTGA
- the LOC4334467 gene encoding AAA-ATPase At3g28580, whose amino-acid sequence MEATSSSSSLLNGLNSGVVLSLIAVLWTVVWQNLQRLQLQTLVGRHMNRHARRLAALVDPYLSVTIHEYEGGRMKRSAAYEEVKAYLSASSARDVRHLRAEGAKDADKLVLSMVDGEEVSDVVAADDSTDVTVWWCAYSTPPPRTDGGGYYGWGGGGRAQENRRYYRLFFLDRHRELVINTYLPSIRRQGRAVMVQNRQRKLFTNISTHNWSDVDGLVRSAWSHVVFEHPKTFDTLAMDPAKKKEIMDDLDMFKNGKDYYARVGKAWKRGYLLHGPPGTGKSAMIAAMANYLDYDIYDIELTSVHSNTDLRKLFIETTSKSIIVIEDIDCSLDLTGARKKKKEAADDDDGGSKDGGAPPKPDMKKDASSKVTLSGLLNFIDGLWSACGGERLIVFTTNHVKKLDPALIRRGRMDKHIEMSYCCFEAFKFLAKTYLDVDSHRLFAAVDELLSEVDMTPADVAENLTPKSLDDNADTCLAALVKELEKAKENKSKGKNAHGEDKDEDEDEEDDDVEVVGKDK is encoded by the coding sequence ATGGaggcgacgtcgtcgtcgtcgtcgttgttgaACGGGCTGAACTCCGGCGTGGTGCTGAGCCTGATCGCGGTGCTGTGGACGGTGGTGTGGCAGAATCTGCAGCGGCTGCAGCTGCAGACGCTGGTGGGGCGGCACATGAACCGGCacgcgcggcggctggcggcgctcGTCGACCCGTACCTGTCGGTCACCATCCACGAGTACGAGGGCGGCAGGATGAAGCGGAGCGCGGCGTACGAGGAGGTCAAGGCCTACCTCAGCGCGTCGTCGGCGCGCGACGTGCGCCACCTCCGCGCCGAGGGCGCCAAGGACGCCGACAAGCTCGTCCTCAGCAtggtcgacggcgaggaggtctccgacgtcgtcgccgccgacgacagcACCGACGTCACCGTCTGGTGGTGCGCGtactccacgccgccgccgcgcaccgaTGGAGGCGGGTACTAcggctggggcggcggcggccgcgcgcagGAGAATCGCCGGTACTACCGCCTCTTCTTCCTCGACCGCCACCGCGAGCTCGTCATCAACACCTACCTCCCGAGCATCCGCCGCCAGGGCCGCGCCGTCATGGTGCAGAACCGGCAGCGGAAGCTCTTCACCAACATCTCCACGCACAACTGGAGCGACGTCGACGGCCTCGTCCGGTCGGCGTGGAGCCACGTCGTGTTCGAGCACCCCAAGACGTTCGACACGCTCGCCATGGACCCGGCCAAGAAGAAGGAGATCATGGACGACCTCGACATGTTCAAGAACGGCAAGGACTACTACGCCCGCGTCGGGAAGGCGTGGAAGCGCGGCTACCTCCTGCACGGCCCGCCGGGCACCGGCAAATCCGCCATgatcgccgccatggccaactACCTCGACTACGACATCTACGACATCGAGCTCACCTCCGTCCACTCCAACACCGACCTCCGCAAGCTCTTCATCGAGACGACGAGCAAgtccatcatcgtcatcgaggACATCGACTGCTCGCTCGACCTCACCGGCGCgcgcaagaagaagaaggaggcggccgacgacgacgacggcggcagcaaggacggcggcgcgccgcccaaGCCGGACATGAAGAAGGACGCAAGCAGCAAGGTCACCCTCTCCGGCCTCCTCAACTTCATCGACGGCCTCTggtcggcgtgcggcggcgagcggctcaTCGTGTTCACCACCAACCACGTCAAGAAGCTGGACCCGGCGCTGATCCGGCGAGGCCGGATGGACAAGCACATCGAGATGTCCTACTGCTGCTTCGAGGCCTTCAAGTTCTTGGCCAAGACATACCTCGACGTCGACTCCCACCGCctgttcgccgccgtcgacgagctcCTGTCGGAGGTGGACATGACGCCGGCGGACGTCGCCGAGAACCTGACGCCCAAGAGCTTGGACGACAATGCCGACACGTGCCTCGCAGCATTAGTGAAGGAGCTCGAGAAGGCCAAGGAGAATAaatcaaaaggaaaaaatgctCATGGCGAAGAcaaagacgaagacgaagacgaagaagatgacgatgtAGAAGTGGTCGGGAAGGATAAGTAG
- the LOC4334465 gene encoding uncharacterized protein, protein MTTNLSVSYSRFRFALFRLGGVRNSGGETDEIPPAAAAAALAPRRTTRGASGVRPRPLARMAAAQLLLGEDGRGYDLARRLEACGAWRAWLGDAAHAALAQHLQTPSTWDAFLFPSSGGGSAAPPPRPLLLLQLRVRALLFDKASAALLPRAPPPAGLNSVNANYLQLHADDIYFSLEDEQEDINQHHMQSRTSFSPSRENTMLSQRHNRYEELPDTWYKQYAEKFRTWHGKFRSGDKDIPKRTSEGMSNYLKVCSVHKRKRAVFMDDQGHNISVPMSENGPSSKNAGDYSNLTDDTFIPEIRFPADCVPESAIPRTSETSRIYKIEVHGVLDNLPAPVSRNTAMLERFGMMPEYYKKGNKYRGKDGSRVEGKSLSQEQAMLMTRKLVARYLANAGFESGTAVCIDVLSEIIIKHISKLGRNLKLLTDSYRKQFSSIELLKMFLQTVGYSNIGPLMEITKTTNRGANYPMQQDAQVQNQNALLHAQQLSRQFAPQMGINTQNLTPQQQQQLLQQQWLRRNQLASPRGPLTMADKNQAMVNVKIENTVDSQIDSPYGSLTRQQLQQLRHHQLLQQQQQQFQQQQQVQQQQQQQQQQFQHQQQQQQQQFQQQHQQQQQSQQLQQQHQQQQQPQQLQQQHQQQLAMSGGQNAQLAQQLAMSGGQNAQLAQQLAMSGGQNAQLAQQLAMSGGQNPQLAQQYKQMPSMSAYGMRMPPVKVEAFHELVSGDSSLKPDSDSNKLMSPK, encoded by the exons ATGACCACCAACCTGTCTGTCTCGTACTCTCGCTTCCGCTTCGCCCTGTTCCGACTAGGCGGTGTCAGAAACTCCGGCGGCGAGACCGACGAgatcccgccggcggcggcggcggcggcgctcgctcCACGCCGCACCACACGCGGGGCCTCCGGTGTGCGCCCCCGCCCCCTCgcgcggatggcggcggcgcagctgctGCTGGGCGAGGACGGGAGGGGGTACGACCTcgcgcggcggctggaggcgtgCGGCGCGTGGCGGGCGTGGCTCGGGGACGCCGCCCATGCCGCGCTCGCGCAGCACCTCCAGACCCCCTCCACCTGGGacgccttcctcttcccctcctccggcggcggctccgcggCCCCACCCCCTCGCCCGCTCCTGCTCCTCCAGCTCCGCGTCCGCGCGCTCCTCTTCGACAAGGcctccgccgcgctcctcccccGTGCCCCCCCCCCGGCGGGCCTCAACTCTGTCAACGCCAACT ATCTTCAGCTCCATGCAGatgatatttatttttcattggAAGATGAGCAGGAAGATATCAATCAACACCAT ATGCAATCTAGAACCTCATTTAGTCCAAGCAGGGAGAACACTATGTTATCTCAAAGACATAATCGATACGAAGAGTTACCTGACACATGGTACAAACAATATGCTGAAAAATTCAGGACATGGCATGGCAAGTTCCGTTCAGGTGACAAAGATATACCAAAAAGAACATCAGAGGGAATGTCCAATTACCTGAAGGTTTGCAGTGTGCATAAAAGGAAGAGGGCTGTGTTTATGGATGATCAGGGTCACAACATCTCAGTCCCAATGTCGGAAAATGGCCCTTCCTCAAAGAATGCTGGGGACTATAGTAATTTAACAGATGATACTTTCATTCCAGAAATTAGGTTTCCAGCTGACTGTGTCCCGGAAAGCGCAATTCCTAGAACAAGTGAGACGTCTAGGATCTACAAAATAGAAGTTCATGGGGTTCTTGATAATTTACCGGCGCCTGTTAGTCGCAACACTGCAATGCTTGAAAGATTTGGAATGATGCCTGAGTATTATAAGAAAGGGAACAAATATCGAGGGAAAGATGGATCCAGAGTAGAAGGAAAATCTCTAAGCCAAGAACAAGCAATGCTTATGACAAGGAAGTTGGTTGCTCGCTACTTGGCAAATGCAGGATTTGAAAGTGGAACTGCAGTGTGTATTGATGTTCTTTCAGAAATAATAATTAAGCACATCTCTAAGCTGGGGCGTAACTTGAAGCTTCTAACTGACAGCTACAGGAAGCAATTTTCATCCATTGAACTCCTTAAGATGTTCCTACAGACTGTTGGCTACAG TAACATTGGCCCCTTGATGGAAATCACTAAAACGACAAATAGAGGGGCCAACTACCCTATGCAGCAAGATGCACAAGTGCAAAATCAAAATGCTCTTCTTCATGCACAACAG CTTTCGAGGCAATTTGCACCCCAAATGGGAATTAATACACAGAATTTGAcaccacagcagcagcagcaactgctGCAGCAACAGTGGTTGAGGCGCAATCAACTGGCCAGCCCCCGTGGTCCTCTTACGATGGCGGACAAAAACCAGGCTATGGTAAATGTGAAGATTGAGAATACGGTGGACTCACAGATTGATAGCCCCTACGGATCACTTACCAGACAACAATTGCAGCAGCTAAGGCACCATCAGCTtctacagcagcagcagcagcagtttcagcagcaacagcaagttcaacagcagcagcaacaacaacaacaacaatttcaacaccagcagcaacaacagcagcagcaatttCAAcaacagcatcagcagcagcaacaatcaCAGCAATTGCAAcaacagcatcagcagcagcaacaaccacaacaattgcagcagcagcatcagcagcaatTGGCCATGTCAGGAGGCCAGAATGCCCAACTAGCGCAGCAGCTAGCAATGTCAGGAGGCCAGAATGCACAACTAGCGCAGCAATTAGCCATGTCAGGAGGCCAGAATGCGCAACTAGCTCAGCAATTAGCCATGTCAGGAGGCCAGAACCCCCAATTAGCACAGCAATACAAACAAATGCCATCGAT GAGTGCGTACGGCATGAGGATGCCGCCGGTGAAAGTGGAAGCGTTCCACGAGCTGGTGAGTGGAGATTCGTCTCTGAAACCCGATAGCGACTCAAACAAACTCATGTCTCCCAAGTAG
- the LOC4334470 gene encoding DDT domain-containing protein DDR4 translates to MAAATAAMAAATPPRGRQQRRGEEGEGEDAVVELTPRRTRLPRACNSRPKVPPPPPPPPRQERARPPAGAAAGEEEETTPKCRVVTPLVAEPEAPAELPRWRLRGMWELASVINFLHVFRPLLNITVEFTAEELEEAILSPNNTLDDVHMPLLKSIPPVTRMAMGRGTWITVLCRKLKYWWNWVAEGDLPIVASHGAEIEMYKALEPATRLVILKAICDIRVEQEDIRNFIDSSLKRGYELPVFRKERIGGDSYGISYWYDEDPVLGHRLYREIRQVEYEKDPTKKAKGKGISNAPVVSYQWETVACNFIEFELAAEKLFSSRNRTEVSLGKKLKNNYLPEMEKIHKKKERLLKKQQREALLLDNRLTVNGFTSVRSRRERKRVTYTFDDYERSINEAIKPTKKSENSSEFITTSNRRVHPKRETATNGRLAGPSPLCNGFYGEYPLRSHGYQGSEWEKKPETLDRRQRKRSRRYTQDFVEAISDVDPNFDSDDDIIGEAVYDEEYLRSRKQYKARLLELDKEFQLEQVADDGNDEVEYPSSTSEDEKEPQRYKRLATCNPRGTNLRTIDGFQTCITRSKRSTRPHMKYHQYDLSGTDTELGKPGKIKVPDPDAGSDALNDMELSTTSQDQEEEGAEVNKERPPLLSPSRNNGSDGRRFLDLNEVAPVGGFDETQSRNGERRPPG, encoded by the exons atggcggccgcaacggcggcgatggcggccgcaacgccgccgcgggggcggcagcagcgacggggggaggagggggagggggaggatgcGGTGGTGGAGCTGACACCGAGGAGGACGCGGCTCCCGCGGGCGTGCAACAGCCGGCCCAAGgtgcctccccctcccccgcccccgccgcggcaggagcgggcgaggccgccggcgggggcggcggcgggggaggaggaggagacgacgccgAAATGCCGCGTGGTGACGCCGCTGGTGGCGGAGCCCGAGGCGCCCGCGGAGCTGCCGCGGTGGAGGCTGCGCGGCATGTGGGAGCTCGCCTCCGTCATCAACTTCCTCCAC GTGTTCCGGCCATTGCTGAACATTACGGTGGAGTTCACGGCGGaggagctggaggaggcgaTCCTATCGCCCAACAATACATTGGATGACGTTCATATGCCTCTGCTGAAG TCGATTCCTCCAGTAACTCGAATGGCTATGGGACGTGGAACATGGATAACAGTGTTATGCAGGAAATTGAAGTACTGGTGGAATTGG GTTGCAGAAGGTGATCTTCCAATTGTTGCCTCACACGG TGCGGAAATTGAAATGTACAAGGCACTTGAGCCAGCAACACGATTAGTGATCCTTAAAGCAATATGTGATATACGTGTTGAG CAAGAGGATATTCGGAACTTCATAGATAGTTCTTTAAAGCGTGGTTATGAGCTTCCTGTGTTCCGTAAAGAACGTATTGGAGGAGATTCATATGGAATCTCATACTG GTATGACGAGGATCCCGTCCTTGGACATCGGTTATATCGTGAGATTAGGCAAGTGGAGTATGAGAAGGACCCAACCAAAAAAGCTAAAGGGAAGGGAATCTCAAATGCCCCAGTTGTATCCTATCAATGGGAGACTGTTGCATGCAACtttattgaatttgaattagCAGCA GAAAAACTCTTTTCAAGTAGGAACAGGACTGAGGTCTCGCTTGGCAAGAAGTTGAAGAACAATTATCTTCCAGAGATGGAAAAGATTCACAAG AAGAAGGAGAGGCTGCTCAAAAAGCAACAAAGAGAAGCACTCCTCCTTGACAACCGCTTGACAGTGAATGGGTTCACCTCTGTCCGCTCTCGTCGTGAAAGAAAGCGTGTCACCTATACTTTTG ATGATTATGAGCGTTCAATAAATGAAGCCATAAAACCAACAAA GAAAAGTGAGAACTCTTCTGAGTTCATTACTACTTCTAACAGAAGAGTACACCCAAAACGAGAGACAGCGACCAATGGTAGGTTAGCTGGTCCTTCGCCATTATGCAATGGATTCTATGGAGAATATCCACTAAGGTCACATGGCTACCAAGGAAGTGAGTGGGAGAAAAAACCTGAGACTCTCGATCGCAG GCAAAGAAAAAGATCTCGAAGGTACACGCAAGATTTTGTTGAGGCTATCTCGGACGTCGACCCAAACTTCGACAGTGATGATGATATCATTGGTGAAGCAGTCTATGATGAGGAATATCTTAGAAGTCGAAAGCAATATAAGGCCAGACTTTTAGAACTCGATAAAGAGTTCCAATTGGAACAAGTTGCCGATGATGGTAATGATGAAGTGGAATATCCTTCGAGTACCAGTGAAGATGAAAAGGAGCCCCAACGGTACAAAAGATTGGCTACTTGCAATCCTCGAGGGACCAACTTGAGAACTATCGATGGATTCCAAACATGCATCACACGAAGTAAGCGTTCCACCCGCCCACACATGAAGTATCATCAGTATGATCTTTCTGGCACAGATACAGAATTGGGAAAGCCAGGTAAAATAAAGGTACCAGATCCAGATGCTGGTTCTGATGCACTAAATGACATGGAGCTCTCGACAACTAGTCAAGACCAGGAGGAAGAAGGTGCTGAAGTAAATAAAGAGCGGCCACCCCTGCTTTCTCCTAGCAGGAATAATGGAAGCGATGGGAGAAGATTTCTTGACTTAAACGAGGTTGCGCCTGTAGGCGGTTTTGATGAAACACAGAGTCGCAACGGCGAAAGGCGACCACCTGGATAA